One Methylosinus sp. C49 DNA segment encodes these proteins:
- the dut gene encoding dUTP diphosphatase: protein MTKIAIRRLSHGEGLPLPAYASAGAAGLDLRAAIAPGGKLVLKPGARDLVPTGLSLALPPGFEAQVRPRSGLALEFGVSVLNAPGTIDSDYRGEVKVLLVNFGTHPFEISRGMRIAQLVVARYEHVELIETMEALEETARGDGGFGSTGASEGGDA, encoded by the coding sequence GTGACCAAGATCGCCATCCGCCGCCTGTCGCATGGCGAAGGCCTGCCGCTTCCCGCCTACGCCAGCGCGGGCGCGGCGGGGCTCGACCTTCGCGCGGCGATCGCGCCCGGCGGCAAGCTGGTGCTAAAGCCCGGCGCGCGCGATCTTGTGCCGACGGGCCTCTCGCTGGCGCTGCCGCCGGGCTTTGAGGCGCAGGTGCGGCCGCGCTCCGGCCTGGCGCTGGAATTCGGCGTCAGCGTGCTCAATGCGCCCGGCACCATCGATAGCGATTATCGCGGCGAGGTGAAGGTTCTGCTGGTCAACTTCGGGACGCATCCATTCGAGATCTCGCGCGGAATGCGCATCGCGCAGCTCGTGGTGGCGCGCTACGAGCATGTCGAGCTGATCGAGACGATGGAAGCGCTGGAGGAGACGGCGCGCGGCGACGGCGGCTTCGGCTCCACGGGGGCGAGCGAGGGCGGGGACGCATGA
- the modB gene encoding molybdate ABC transporter permease subunit produces the protein MNLSDFTPSVYFSPQELTAIVLSLKVAATATAFSLPLAVFVAYALARWRFPGHAALNAFIHLPLVMPPVVTGFALLLLLGRKTPLGHFLAEYFGVVFAFRWTGAALAAAVMSFPLMIRPIRLSFESIDERLALASRSLGADPLWTFFVVTLPLAAPGVIVGSILGFAKALGEFGATITFVSNIPGETQTIPSAIYSFTQTPDGDADALRLAAVSATIAVAALVVSEILQKRADATRAGK, from the coding sequence ATGAACCTCTCGGATTTTACGCCTTCCGTCTATTTCTCCCCGCAGGAGCTGACGGCGATCGTCCTCAGCCTGAAGGTCGCGGCGACCGCGACCGCCTTCTCGCTGCCGCTCGCCGTCTTCGTCGCCTATGCTTTGGCGCGCTGGCGCTTTCCCGGTCATGCGGCGCTCAACGCCTTCATTCATCTGCCGCTGGTCATGCCGCCGGTCGTCACCGGCTTCGCCCTGCTGCTGCTGCTCGGCCGCAAGACGCCGCTCGGCCATTTCCTCGCGGAATATTTCGGCGTCGTCTTCGCCTTTCGCTGGACCGGCGCGGCGCTGGCGGCCGCCGTGATGAGCTTTCCGCTGATGATCCGCCCGATTCGCCTCTCCTTCGAGAGCATCGACGAGCGGCTGGCGCTCGCCTCGCGCTCGCTCGGCGCCGATCCGCTATGGACCTTCTTCGTAGTGACGCTGCCGCTGGCGGCGCCCGGCGTCATCGTCGGCTCGATTCTCGGCTTCGCCAAGGCGCTCGGCGAGTTCGGCGCAACGATCACCTTCGTCTCCAACATTCCCGGCGAGACGCAGACAATTCCCTCCGCCATCTACAGCTTCACCCAGACGCCGGACGGCGACGCCGACGCGCTGCGGCTCGCCGCCGTCTCGGCGACGATCGCCGTGGCGGCGCTCGTCGTCTCGGAGATCTTGCAAAAGCGCGCCGATGCGACGCGAGCCGGCAAATGA
- a CDS encoding Rrf2 family transcriptional regulator: MSLLPRPARLAVLAALDIALHARSRPVSSRALAARHDLPPRHLESMLQAMVRAGILKSVRGPAGGYELARERRRLNVGEIVRVALRAEEGAQDGETPPLLTLAVDPVFAEAERQALAKLDTITLDELHGRAVAAGLGESEANEGDFEI; this comes from the coding sequence ATGAGCCTGCTGCCGCGTCCCGCGCGTCTCGCCGTGCTGGCGGCGCTCGACATCGCTTTGCATGCGCGGTCGCGGCCGGTGTCGTCGCGTGCGCTGGCGGCGCGTCACGATCTGCCGCCGCGACATCTCGAGAGCATGCTGCAGGCCATGGTGCGCGCCGGCATTTTGAAGAGCGTGCGCGGCCCGGCCGGCGGCTATGAGCTGGCGCGTGAGCGCCGCCGCCTCAATGTGGGCGAGATCGTGCGCGTCGCTCTGCGCGCGGAGGAGGGCGCGCAGGACGGCGAGACGCCGCCTCTGCTGACGCTCGCGGTCGACCCCGTCTTCGCGGAGGCGGAGCGCCAGGCGCTCGCCAAGCTCGATACGATCACGCTGGACGAGCTGCATGGGCGCGCGGTCGCCGCGGGCCTCGGCGAGAGCGAGGCGAATGAGGGCGACTTCGAAATTTGA
- a CDS encoding enoyl-CoA hydratase, which yields MDYETIEIETHDRVALLRLNRPHALNALNERLIGEIADALAHFEADPQIGCVVLTGSAEAFAAGADIKELRDKTVAEAYLDDFLARWDGVARARKPVIAAVAGYALGGGCELAMMCDFILAADTAKFGQPEIKLGVIPGSGGTQRLVRSIGKSKAMELVLTGRLMGAEEAERCGLVARIVPADKLLEEALKSARTIAALSLPAVLMAKEAVERAYETPLSEGVRFERRLFYSLFATQDQKEGMTAFIEKRPPRFEHR from the coding sequence TTGGATTACGAGACGATCGAGATCGAGACGCATGATCGCGTCGCGCTGCTGCGGCTCAACCGGCCGCACGCGCTCAATGCGCTGAATGAGCGGCTGATCGGCGAGATCGCCGACGCTCTGGCCCATTTCGAGGCGGACCCTCAAATCGGCTGCGTGGTGCTGACCGGCTCGGCGGAGGCTTTCGCCGCCGGCGCCGACATTAAGGAGCTGCGCGACAAGACCGTCGCCGAAGCCTATCTCGACGATTTCCTGGCGCGTTGGGACGGCGTGGCGCGCGCGCGCAAGCCCGTCATCGCCGCCGTCGCCGGCTATGCTCTGGGCGGCGGCTGCGAGCTGGCCATGATGTGCGACTTCATCCTGGCCGCCGACACCGCCAAATTCGGCCAGCCCGAGATCAAGCTGGGCGTCATTCCCGGCTCCGGCGGCACCCAGCGGCTGGTGCGCTCCATCGGCAAATCCAAGGCGATGGAGCTGGTGCTCACCGGCCGGCTCATGGGCGCGGAGGAGGCCGAGCGCTGCGGCCTCGTCGCCCGAATCGTGCCTGCGGACAAGCTGCTGGAAGAGGCGCTGAAGAGCGCGCGGACGATCGCCGCTCTGTCGCTGCCGGCCGTGCTGATGGCCAAGGAGGCCGTCGAGCGCGCCTATGAGACGCCGCTCTCGGAAGGCGTGCGTTTCGAGCGGAGATTGTTCTATTCGCTGTTCGCGACGCAGGATCAGAAGGAGGGCATGACCGCCTTCATCGAGAAGCGGCCGCCGCGTTTCGAGCATCGTTGA
- the rpsT gene encoding 30S ribosomal protein S20, with amino-acid sequence MANTSSAKKAVRKIARRTAVNRARRSQLRTQVRKVEEAIASGDATTAAAVLKSVAPVVMRAAQHGVIHKNTASRKVSRLTARVKALSA; translated from the coding sequence ATGGCCAACACCAGCTCGGCCAAAAAGGCCGTCCGCAAGATCGCCCGGCGCACGGCCGTCAACCGCGCGCGTCGCAGCCAGCTGCGCACGCAGGTCCGCAAGGTCGAGGAGGCGATCGCCAGCGGCGACGCCACGACGGCCGCCGCCGTGCTCAAGAGCGTTGCGCCGGTCGTGATGCGCGCCGCGCAGCATGGCGTCATTCACAAGAACACCGCATCGCGCAAAGTCTCGCGTCTCACGGCGCGCGTGAAGGCTCTTTCGGCCTGA
- a CDS encoding LptF/LptG family permease: MPRLLFLYLARRILFSTLVVQLALIVPVVLSYLLYTLTPAAIRAGLLAPALVGTMPTVGFITLPMAIGVATALEFARMSNEGMIAVLYALRLSVWSVCRPAIVCAGALVVLGYGLANLMAPYYASGLQDVINVVRNSLNHRMLDAAHFYTFDNGVKTLYLQRWETPDIAVNLFVRQISIEKRQEETITAARAEFRRQPSGVVVALSNGSIQTKPFDTDEVRIANFDEYAMALPMQGSESLPPRNWRGVYELTLPEFIANWQTAKLDRRQAGEWMAEAAKRFGVPSLAVAHTLLAMALVLTFGSVTGRRGGMSSLVIIAIPAAHIFFLVALESLLRADARFAFLLAGAAALEIGVSILLIHRRNRSTSPMRKLSAFEAIAAEPQTVAA, encoded by the coding sequence ATGCCTCGCCTACTTTTCCTCTATCTCGCACGGCGCATCCTGTTCAGCACGCTCGTCGTCCAGCTCGCGCTCATCGTGCCGGTCGTGCTCTCCTATCTGCTCTACACGCTGACCCCGGCGGCGATTCGCGCCGGCCTGCTGGCCCCGGCGCTGGTCGGCACCATGCCGACTGTCGGCTTCATCACTCTGCCCATGGCCATAGGCGTCGCCACGGCGCTCGAATTCGCGCGCATGTCCAACGAAGGCATGATCGCCGTGCTCTATGCGCTGCGTCTGTCCGTCTGGTCGGTGTGCCGGCCCGCGATCGTCTGCGCCGGCGCGCTGGTCGTCCTCGGCTATGGGCTCGCCAATCTCATGGCTCCCTATTACGCCAGCGGCTTGCAGGACGTCATCAATGTGGTGCGCAACTCGCTCAATCACCGCATGCTGGACGCGGCGCATTTCTACACTTTCGACAATGGCGTGAAGACGCTCTATCTGCAGCGCTGGGAGACGCCGGACATAGCCGTCAATCTCTTCGTGCGGCAGATTTCCATCGAGAAGCGCCAGGAGGAGACGATCACCGCGGCGCGCGCAGAGTTCCGCCGCCAGCCCTCCGGCGTCGTGGTGGCGCTGTCAAACGGCAGCATTCAGACCAAGCCCTTCGACACGGACGAGGTCCGCATCGCCAATTTCGATGAATATGCGATGGCGCTGCCGATGCAGGGCAGCGAATCGCTGCCGCCGCGCAATTGGCGCGGCGTCTATGAGCTGACCCTGCCGGAATTCATCGCCAATTGGCAGACCGCCAAGCTCGACCGCCGCCAGGCCGGCGAATGGATGGCGGAGGCGGCCAAGCGCTTCGGCGTGCCTTCGCTCGCCGTCGCGCATACGCTGCTCGCCATGGCGCTGGTCTTGACCTTCGGCAGCGTCACCGGGCGACGCGGCGGCATGAGCTCACTGGTCATCATCGCCATTCCGGCGGCGCATATTTTCTTTCTGGTGGCGCTCGAATCGCTGCTGCGCGCCGATGCGCGCTTCGCTTTTCTTCTGGCGGGGGCGGCGGCGCTCGAGATCGGCGTGTCGATCCTGCTGATCCACCGCCGCAACAGAAGCACCAGCCCGATGCGCAAGCTCTCCGCCTTTGAGGCGATCGCCGCCGAGCCGCAGACCGTCGCCGCCTGA
- the dnaA gene encoding chromosomal replication initiator protein DnaA, which produces MSDNSDDQSNSSELSAEARQKWERVRGRLRAELGEAVYSSWFARLELEGLKDGAALLTVPTKFLKSWIQSHYADRIRTRLCAEFTSLEQIVIDVRSPTRRPRARDAETVSGAVVEKAPPASAAHVVERVEAPPAKAPMRHAARGDGESFGGSPLDRRLSFSTFLVGPSNQLAYAAACRVADARPGEHPLFNPLYTHAAVGLGKTHLLQAVARSANDNKRRVLYLTAEKFMSGFVSALSQQNSIAFKERLRNIDVLIIDDVQFLQGKSIQQEFCHTLNSLIDAGKQVVVAADRPPSDLETLDERVLSRFKGGLCVDIGPLDEELRMKILEARIAAAQEAQPNFHVPPAVMSYIAKTIVTNGRDLEGAVNRLLAHSTLNGAPLCVETAENAIRDLVRSAEPKRVKIDDIQKLVASHYNISRADILSSRRTANVVRPRQIAMYLSKVLTLRSLPEIGRRFGGRDHTTVLHAVRKVEELASKDKSLSEVIELLKRMLAE; this is translated from the coding sequence ATGTCCGATAATAGCGATGACCAGTCGAATTCCAGCGAGCTGTCGGCGGAAGCCCGGCAGAAATGGGAGCGCGTGCGCGGGCGGCTGCGCGCCGAGCTCGGCGAGGCGGTCTATAGTTCCTGGTTCGCGCGGTTGGAGCTCGAAGGTCTGAAGGACGGCGCGGCGCTGCTGACGGTGCCGACGAAATTCTTGAAGAGCTGGATTCAGTCTCACTATGCGGATCGCATCCGCACGCGGCTGTGCGCCGAATTCACCTCGCTCGAGCAGATCGTGATCGACGTGCGCTCGCCGACGCGCCGTCCGCGCGCTCGTGACGCGGAAACCGTTTCCGGCGCCGTTGTCGAGAAGGCGCCGCCGGCGTCCGCCGCCCATGTCGTCGAGCGCGTGGAAGCGCCGCCCGCCAAGGCGCCGATGCGCCACGCGGCGCGCGGCGACGGCGAGTCTTTCGGCGGCTCGCCGCTCGATCGTCGTCTGTCTTTCTCCACCTTTCTCGTCGGCCCCTCCAACCAGCTCGCCTATGCGGCCGCCTGTCGCGTCGCCGACGCCCGTCCCGGCGAGCATCCGCTGTTCAATCCGCTCTACACCCATGCGGCCGTCGGACTCGGCAAGACGCATCTTCTGCAGGCGGTGGCGCGCTCGGCCAATGACAATAAGCGCCGCGTGCTCTATCTCACCGCCGAGAAGTTCATGAGCGGCTTCGTCTCCGCTCTGTCGCAGCAGAATTCGATCGCCTTCAAGGAGCGGCTGCGCAACATCGACGTGCTGATCATCGACGATGTGCAATTTCTGCAGGGCAAGTCCATTCAGCAGGAGTTCTGCCACACGCTGAACTCGCTCATCGACGCCGGCAAGCAGGTGGTCGTCGCCGCCGATCGCCCGCCCTCCGACCTCGAGACTCTCGACGAGCGCGTGCTGTCGCGCTTCAAGGGCGGGCTCTGCGTCGATATCGGCCCGCTCGACGAAGAATTGCGTATGAAGATTTTGGAGGCGCGCATCGCCGCCGCGCAGGAGGCGCAGCCCAATTTCCATGTGCCGCCGGCGGTCATGTCCTATATCGCCAAGACCATCGTCACCAATGGCCGCGATCTCGAAGGCGCCGTCAATCGCCTGCTCGCCCATTCGACGCTGAACGGCGCGCCGCTCTGCGTCGAGACGGCGGAGAACGCCATTCGCGATCTCGTGCGCAGCGCCGAGCCCAAGCGCGTCAAGATCGACGACATTCAAAAGCTCGTCGCCAGCCACTACAATATCTCGCGCGCGGATATTCTCTCCTCGCGCCGCACCGCCAATGTCGTGCGCCCGCGGCAGATCGCCATGTATCTGTCCAAGGTGCTGACGCTGCGCTCGCTGCCGGAGATCGGCCGTCGCTTCGGCGGACGCGACCACACGACCGTGCTGCACGCCGTGCGCAAGGTCGAGGAGCTCGCCTCCAAGGACAAGAGCCTGTCCGAGGTCATCGAGCTGTTGAAGCGAATGCTCGCCGAGTGA
- a CDS encoding ABC transporter permease, translating to MVRRELTSRFRGSVLGPLWAVLAPLIMLLTYTVLFSITVPQLSAGMSTSDYAAGIFIGLIVFNLFSELAYRAPGLLHEHVTFVKKSIFPSETIAWVATIRAFVYGGISLGVYVVFRLLTAGELPMTIFFAPLLILPFACFMLGVVWFLMALGAFTRDVAHIMVSVVPVLMFATPIFYRLDQMPSHISIWLRLNLVGDYIEMLRGAALDGVLPNPIAYVALSLVSYGIFLFGYQFFMRYKSVIVDVI from the coding sequence GTGGTGCGGCGGGAGCTCACCTCGAGGTTCCGTGGCTCGGTGCTCGGGCCGCTCTGGGCCGTGCTCGCTCCGCTGATCATGCTGCTCACCTATACCGTTCTGTTTTCAATAACAGTTCCGCAATTGTCCGCGGGCATGAGCACCAGCGATTACGCGGCCGGCATCTTCATCGGGCTCATCGTCTTCAATTTGTTCAGCGAGCTCGCCTATCGCGCGCCGGGCCTGCTGCACGAGCATGTGACCTTCGTGAAGAAGTCGATCTTTCCGAGTGAGACCATCGCCTGGGTGGCGACGATTCGCGCCTTCGTCTATGGCGGCATCAGCCTCGGCGTCTATGTGGTCTTCCGCCTGCTGACGGCCGGCGAATTGCCGATGACGATTTTTTTCGCGCCGCTGCTGATTCTGCCCTTCGCCTGCTTCATGCTCGGCGTGGTGTGGTTTTTGATGGCGCTCGGCGCCTTCACCCGCGATGTGGCGCATATCATGGTGTCGGTGGTGCCGGTGCTGATGTTCGCGACGCCGATCTTCTATCGGCTCGATCAGATGCCGTCGCATATCTCGATCTGGCTGCGCCTCAATCTCGTCGGCGACTATATAGAGATGCTGCGCGGCGCGGCGCTCGACGGCGTGCTGCCCAATCCCATCGCTTATGTCGCGCTGTCCCTGGTGTCTTACGGGATATTCCTGTTCGGCTATCAGTTCTTCATGCGCTACAAATCGGTCATCGTCGATGTCATCTGA
- a CDS encoding ABC transporter ATP-binding protein, with the protein MSSEPIIRCESVGKAFQLYLHRNDQLKQILFGLWKKFYQEHWVLHDIGFEVAKGEKVGIIGRNGAGKTTLLQILCGITRPTRGSFEVKGRVAPILALGSGFDGLLTGRENAMIGGAILGLKRKEVEKRLPAIAAFADIGPFFDQPMRLYSSGMVARVAFAICANADADILIVDEALSVGDEVFQAKCEAFIADFAKKGTILMVSHDLRFLGDLCDRVIWIDEGAVRETGAPDVVIPHYREVVLAAA; encoded by the coding sequence ATGTCATCTGAACCCATCATCCGCTGCGAAAGCGTCGGCAAGGCGTTCCAGCTCTATCTGCACCGCAACGACCAGCTGAAGCAGATCCTGTTCGGCCTGTGGAAGAAGTTCTATCAGGAGCATTGGGTGCTCCACGACATAGGCTTCGAGGTCGCCAAGGGCGAGAAGGTCGGCATTATCGGCCGCAATGGCGCGGGCAAGACGACTCTGCTGCAAATTCTCTGCGGCATCACGCGGCCGACGCGCGGCTCCTTCGAGGTGAAGGGCCGCGTGGCGCCGATTCTGGCGCTGGGCTCGGGCTTCGACGGCCTGCTCACCGGACGCGAGAACGCCATGATCGGCGGCGCGATCCTCGGCCTCAAGCGCAAGGAGGTGGAGAAGCGCCTGCCGGCAATCGCCGCCTTCGCCGATATCGGGCCTTTCTTCGATCAGCCCATGCGGCTCTATTCCAGCGGCATGGTGGCGCGCGTCGCTTTCGCCATTTGCGCCAACGCCGACGCCGATATTCTCATCGTCGATGAGGCGCTGTCTGTCGGCGACGAGGTGTTCCAGGCCAAATGCGAGGCCTTCATCGCCGATTTCGCCAAGAAAGGGACCATTTTGATGGTCTCGCACGATCTGCGCTTTCTCGGCGATCTCTGCGACCGCGTGATCTGGATCGACGAGGGCGCGGTGCGTGAGACCGGCGCGCCGGATGTGGTCATCCCCCATTATCGCGAGGTGGTGCTCGCCGCCGCGTGA
- the modC gene encoding molybdenum ABC transporter ATP-binding protein — protein sequence MIGVDIKLRRGDFTLAAAFTSKARILALHGPSGSGKTTLAHLVAGLAAPDEGHIVVNGALLVDTAQRLFIPPEKRRIGLVFQDALLFPHFDVKTNILFGRFFTPKAERRVPFEAVVETLGVAHLLRRRAGALSGGERQRVGLARALLCSPRLLVMDEPMASLDYDRRQEIMTLIERLRDEFQIPILLVSHAADEILRLADEVISLERGRIVAQGLPSETLAAASRHTEGGRFSVVSALAAHVGAYDARYGVTRLTHPAGEIVVAAHVANGDRQARTLINATDVALAYRKPENTSIRTVLLGRIVAIDEDASPLAFVRLELEGGDRLISATTRLSVAEMNLSVGAQVYALVKSVALDERELRANA from the coding sequence ATGATCGGCGTCGATATAAAATTGCGCCGGGGCGATTTCACCCTCGCCGCCGCCTTCACCTCCAAGGCCCGCATCCTCGCGCTGCACGGACCGTCCGGCTCTGGCAAGACGACGCTCGCGCATCTCGTCGCTGGCCTCGCGGCGCCCGACGAGGGCCATATCGTCGTCAATGGCGCGCTTCTCGTCGATACGGCGCAGCGTCTCTTCATACCGCCGGAGAAGCGCCGCATCGGCCTCGTGTTTCAGGATGCGCTGCTGTTTCCGCATTTCGACGTAAAGACGAACATACTATTCGGCCGCTTCTTCACGCCCAAGGCGGAGCGCCGCGTGCCATTCGAGGCCGTGGTCGAGACGCTCGGCGTCGCGCATCTGCTGCGCCGCCGCGCCGGCGCGCTCTCGGGCGGCGAGCGGCAGCGCGTCGGCCTCGCCCGCGCCCTGCTCTGCTCGCCGCGCCTTTTGGTGATGGACGAGCCCATGGCCTCGCTCGACTATGACCGACGCCAGGAGATCATGACGCTGATCGAGCGGCTGCGCGACGAATTCCAGATTCCGATCCTGCTCGTGTCTCATGCGGCCGACGAGATATTGCGCCTCGCCGACGAGGTGATCTCGCTCGAGCGCGGCCGCATCGTCGCGCAGGGCCTGCCCTCGGAGACGCTCGCCGCCGCCAGCCGGCATACGGAAGGCGGCCGTTTTTCGGTTGTCAGCGCGCTGGCGGCGCATGTCGGCGCCTATGATGCGCGCTATGGCGTCACGCGGCTCACGCATCCCGCGGGCGAGATCGTCGTCGCGGCGCATGTCGCCAATGGCGACCGGCAGGCGCGCACGCTCATCAACGCCACCGACGTCGCGCTCGCCTACCGCAAGCCGGAGAACACCAGCATACGCACCGTGCTTCTCGGCCGCATCGTCGCGATCGATGAGGACGCGAGTCCGCTCGCCTTCGTGCGGCTGGAGCTCGAAGGCGGCGATCGGCTCATCTCGGCGACGACGCGGCTCTCTGTCGCCGAGATGAATCTGAGCGTCGGCGCGCAAGTCTATGCGCTGGTGAAATCGGTGGCGCTGGACGAGAGAGAGCTCCGCGCAAATGCGTGA
- the trxA gene encoding thioredoxin, translating to MSAATVKVSDASFEAEVLKSDQPVVVDFWAEWCGPCRTIAPALEEIATELKDKLKIVKLNVDENPNVAGMLGIRSIPTLIIFKDGKAASQKVGAAPKGELLRWINGAI from the coding sequence ATGTCTGCCGCGACCGTCAAAGTCTCCGATGCGAGCTTCGAAGCCGAGGTTCTGAAATCCGACCAGCCGGTCGTCGTCGATTTCTGGGCCGAATGGTGCGGCCCCTGCCGCACCATTGCGCCGGCGCTCGAGGAGATCGCCACCGAGCTCAAGGACAAGCTCAAAATCGTCAAGCTCAACGTCGACGAGAATCCCAACGTCGCCGGCATGCTGGGCATTCGCTCCATTCCGACGCTCATCATCTTCAAGGACGGCAAGGCCGCCTCGCAGAAGGTGGGCGCCGCGCCCAAGGGCGAATTGCTGCGCTGGATCAACGGCGCTATATAA
- a CDS encoding glycosyl transferase gives MTTQPNESETALALFQAAIEKSYSRKLTIADLFTAAAQLKALGLDRRAAELYKHWIAFNADDPVVYAAYFNYATALADSGDRPGAINALREAIRIQPDFQPPYINLGRLLEDSGLVGAAVAQWMALVERTAAVNGESVAHKLSALQQTGRVLESLNKDEAAEDALRQILEIDPKRQEVVQHWIALRQRQCKWPVVQPSERVSLADLANGISSLSLANHSDDPMFQLAKAHHYEKRSIGRPKRGLCPAEPKRAREQRLRIGYVSSDLREHAVGFAMTDVLESHDRAHFEIYAYYCGIARNDPTRERIAAAIDRWTDINGMDDETAAKKIAEDEIDILVDLNGYTKDARTKVFSLRPAPIIVNWFGFPGTMGSPYHHYIIADPVIIPEGAELYYSEKVARLACYQPNDRKRVVAPQRPTRAEAGLPEDAFVYCSLNGMQKLTALTFDRWARILTAVPGSVLWLLTGTEQTNARVREEAKARGVAPERIIFAEKMANPHHLARYPLADLFLDNFPYGAHTTAADSLWMGVPIVTYPGRSFASRVCASLVRAAGVGELACASAEDYVALAIELGKDRRKLAGLRDRLANVRETSLLFDTPRLVGDLEQLYRDMWRDYENGELPRPDLRNLDIYHEIGLDLDLEKIELLSDADYRALYQRKLAEWDAAYPIEPDARMWRPR, from the coding sequence ATGACCACGCAGCCGAACGAATCGGAGACCGCCCTCGCGCTGTTCCAGGCAGCGATCGAAAAATCCTACTCGCGCAAGCTGACCATCGCCGATCTGTTCACCGCCGCCGCGCAATTGAAAGCGCTGGGGCTCGATCGGCGGGCGGCCGAGCTCTACAAGCATTGGATCGCCTTCAACGCCGACGATCCCGTCGTCTATGCGGCCTATTTCAACTATGCGACGGCTTTGGCCGACTCGGGCGATCGCCCGGGCGCGATCAATGCGCTGCGCGAGGCGATCCGCATTCAGCCGGATTTCCAGCCGCCCTATATCAATCTCGGGCGGCTGCTCGAGGATTCCGGCCTCGTCGGCGCGGCGGTCGCGCAATGGATGGCGCTCGTCGAGCGGACCGCCGCCGTCAATGGCGAGTCGGTGGCTCACAAGCTCAGCGCGCTGCAGCAGACCGGGCGTGTGCTGGAGAGCCTCAATAAGGACGAGGCGGCGGAAGACGCGCTGCGGCAAATTCTGGAGATCGATCCCAAGCGGCAGGAGGTCGTGCAGCATTGGATCGCGCTACGCCAGCGCCAATGCAAATGGCCGGTCGTGCAGCCCTCCGAGCGCGTGAGCCTCGCCGATCTCGCCAATGGCATTTCGTCACTGTCGCTCGCCAATCATTCCGACGATCCGATGTTCCAACTCGCCAAGGCGCATCATTACGAGAAGCGCTCCATCGGCCGGCCCAAACGCGGCCTTTGCCCCGCAGAGCCGAAGCGGGCGCGCGAGCAGCGGTTGCGCATCGGCTATGTCTCCTCCGATCTGCGCGAGCATGCGGTCGGCTTCGCCATGACCGATGTTCTCGAGTCGCATGATCGCGCGCATTTCGAGATCTACGCCTATTATTGCGGGATCGCGCGCAATGATCCGACGCGCGAGCGCATCGCCGCCGCCATCGACCGCTGGACCGACATCAACGGAATGGACGACGAGACGGCGGCGAAAAAAATCGCCGAGGACGAGATCGACATTCTCGTCGATCTCAACGGCTACACCAAGGATGCGCGCACCAAGGTGTTCTCGCTGCGGCCGGCGCCGATCATCGTCAACTGGTTCGGCTTCCCCGGCACGATGGGCAGCCCCTATCATCATTACATCATCGCCGATCCGGTGATCATTCCCGAAGGCGCGGAGCTCTACTACTCGGAGAAGGTGGCGCGGCTCGCCTGCTACCAGCCCAATGATCGCAAGCGCGTCGTCGCGCCGCAACGCCCGACGCGCGCCGAGGCGGGATTGCCGGAGGACGCCTTCGTCTATTGCTCGCTCAACGGCATGCAGAAACTCACCGCCCTCACCTTCGATCGCTGGGCGCGCATTCTGACGGCGGTTCCGGGAAGCGTGCTGTGGCTGCTGACCGGCACGGAGCAGACCAACGCCCGCGTGCGCGAGGAGGCGAAAGCGCGCGGCGTCGCGCCGGAGCGGATCATCTTCGCCGAGAAGATGGCCAATCCCCATCATTTGGCGCGCTATCCGCTCGCCGATCTCTTCCTCGACAATTTCCCCTATGGCGCCCATACGACGGCGGCGGACTCGCTGTGGATGGGCGTGCCGATCGTCACCTATCCCGGCCGCAGCTTCGCCTCGCGCGTCTGCGCCAGCCTGGTGCGTGCGGCGGGCGTCGGCGAGCTCGCCTGCGCCAGCGCGGAGGATTATGTCGCGCTCGCGATAGAGCTCGGCAAGGACAGGCGTAAGCTCGCGGGCCTGCGGGACCGGCTCGCCAATGTGCGCGAGACGTCGCTGCTCTTCGACACGCCGCGGCTCGTCGGCGATTTGGAGCAGCTCTATCGCGACATGTGGCGCGACTATGAGAATGGCGAACTGCCGCGGCCGGATCTGCGCAATCTCGATATTTATCACGAGATCGGGCTCGATCTCGATCTCGAGAAGATCGAGCTGCTGAGCGACGCCGATTATCGCGCGCTCTATCAGCGCAAGCTGGCGGAGTGGGACGCCGCCTATCCGATAGAGCCCGACGCGCGCATGTGGCGGCCGCGCTGA